A single Rubrivivax gelatinosus IL144 DNA region contains:
- the rbbA gene encoding ribosome-associated ATPase/putative transporter RbbA has translation MTEPVVRAEGLTLAYGAVQALAEVSVALPAGCMVGLIGPDGVGKSSLLSLVAGARALQQGRLEVLGGDMADAAHRSAACPRIAYMPQGLGRNLYPTLSVEENLQFFGRLFGHGADERRRRIDSLTAATGLSPFLDRPAGKLSGGMKQKLALCCALIHDPDLLILDEPTTGVDPLSRSQFWDLIDSLRVDRPQMSVVVATAYMEEAERFDWLVAMDGGRVLATGTPAELRTRTGAAALEQAFIALLPEERRRGHRAVTVPPLAEDGDDSIAIEAQGLTMRFGDFTAVDHVNLAIRRGEIFGFLGSNGCGKSTTMKILTGLLPASEGRAWLFGHEVDAADIGTRRRVGYMSQAFSLYGELTVRQNLVLHARLFQMPEEAIGARVDEMLERFDLQAEAETLPEKLPLGMRQRLSLAVAMVHRPELLILDEPTSGVDPIARDRFWELLIELARRDRVTIFISTHFMNEAERCDRISLMHAGRVLVSDRPQALREARGAATLEQAFIAWLREAAGDAAPPAAAPAPAAPQPATTPAPVPAAAPRRHAWFSLRRLLSYSSREALELRRDPVRATLALLGTAILMFIVGYGISMDVEDLPFAVLDGDDTVLSHDYALQIAGSRYFIEKPPLAGHADMDRRMRAGEIALAVEIPPGFERDLLHGRTPTLGVWIDGAMPTRAETVRGYVQAMHLQWLATQARERLGATLAAPSSIELRYRYNPDVRSLPAMVPAVIPLLLLMIPSMLAALSVVREKELGSIVNLYVTPVTRAEFLLGKQLPYVLLAMLNFVLMSVLAVAVFGVPISGSFLSLALAALMFVVIATGFGLLASTFTNTQVAAMFVTIIGTVLPAVQFSGLIHPTSSLEGLGCVIGSVYPATHFLTISRGIFAKGLDAADLAPSYWALALTVPVVLGLALVLLKKQER, from the coding sequence GTGACCGAGCCGGTCGTTCGCGCCGAGGGCCTGACGCTGGCCTACGGCGCGGTGCAGGCGCTGGCCGAGGTGTCGGTGGCGCTGCCCGCGGGCTGCATGGTCGGGCTGATCGGGCCCGACGGCGTCGGCAAGTCCAGCCTGCTGTCGCTGGTGGCCGGCGCGCGTGCGCTGCAGCAGGGCCGGCTCGAGGTGCTGGGCGGCGACATGGCCGACGCCGCGCACCGCAGCGCCGCCTGCCCGCGCATCGCCTACATGCCGCAGGGCCTGGGCCGCAACCTCTACCCGACGCTGTCGGTCGAGGAGAACCTGCAGTTCTTCGGCCGCCTCTTCGGCCACGGCGCCGACGAGCGCCGCCGCCGCATCGATTCGCTGACCGCGGCCACCGGCCTCTCGCCCTTCCTCGACCGCCCGGCGGGCAAGCTCTCCGGCGGCATGAAGCAGAAGCTGGCGCTGTGCTGCGCGCTGATCCACGACCCGGACCTGCTGATCCTCGACGAGCCGACGACCGGCGTCGACCCGCTGTCGCGCTCGCAGTTCTGGGACCTGATCGACTCGCTGCGTGTCGACCGGCCGCAGATGAGCGTCGTCGTCGCCACCGCCTACATGGAGGAGGCCGAACGTTTCGACTGGCTGGTGGCGATGGACGGCGGCCGCGTGCTGGCCACCGGCACGCCGGCCGAGCTGCGCACGCGCACCGGCGCCGCGGCGCTGGAACAGGCGTTCATCGCCCTGCTGCCCGAGGAGCGCCGCCGCGGCCACCGTGCCGTCACGGTGCCGCCGCTGGCCGAGGACGGCGACGACAGCATCGCCATCGAGGCCCAGGGGCTGACGATGCGCTTCGGCGATTTCACCGCCGTCGACCACGTGAACCTCGCTATCCGCCGAGGGGAGATCTTCGGCTTCCTCGGTTCCAACGGCTGCGGCAAGTCGACGACGATGAAGATCCTGACCGGCCTGCTGCCGGCCAGCGAAGGCCGGGCCTGGCTCTTCGGCCACGAGGTCGACGCCGCCGACATCGGCACGCGCCGGCGCGTCGGCTACATGTCGCAGGCCTTCTCGCTCTACGGCGAGCTGACGGTGCGCCAGAACCTGGTGCTGCACGCGCGCCTGTTCCAGATGCCCGAGGAGGCGATCGGCGCGCGGGTCGACGAGATGCTGGAGCGCTTCGACCTCCAGGCCGAAGCCGAGACCCTGCCCGAGAAGCTGCCGCTGGGCATGCGCCAGCGCCTGTCGCTGGCCGTGGCGATGGTCCACCGGCCCGAGCTGCTGATCCTCGACGAGCCGACCTCGGGCGTCGACCCGATCGCGCGCGACCGCTTCTGGGAGCTGCTGATCGAACTCGCGCGCCGCGACCGCGTGACGATCTTCATCTCCACGCACTTCATGAACGAGGCCGAGCGCTGCGACCGCATCTCGCTGATGCACGCCGGCCGTGTGCTGGTCAGCGACCGGCCGCAGGCGCTGCGCGAAGCCCGCGGCGCGGCGACGCTGGAACAGGCTTTCATCGCCTGGCTGCGTGAAGCCGCCGGCGATGCCGCGCCACCCGCCGCCGCACCCGCGCCCGCCGCGCCGCAGCCGGCCACCACGCCGGCACCGGTGCCGGCGGCCGCGCCCAGACGCCACGCCTGGTTCAGCCTGCGCCGGCTCCTGAGCTACAGCTCGCGCGAGGCGCTGGAGCTGCGCCGCGACCCGGTGCGCGCGACGCTGGCGCTGCTGGGCACGGCGATCCTGATGTTCATCGTCGGCTACGGCATCAGCATGGACGTCGAGGACCTGCCGTTCGCCGTGCTCGACGGCGACGACACCGTGCTCAGCCACGACTACGCGCTGCAGATCGCCGGCAGCCGCTACTTCATCGAGAAACCGCCGCTGGCCGGCCATGCCGACATGGACCGGCGCATGCGCGCCGGAGAGATCGCGCTGGCCGTGGAGATCCCGCCCGGCTTCGAGCGCGACCTGCTGCACGGGCGCACGCCGACGCTGGGCGTGTGGATCGACGGCGCGATGCCGACACGCGCCGAGACCGTGCGCGGCTACGTCCAGGCCATGCACCTGCAGTGGCTGGCGACGCAGGCCCGCGAGCGCCTGGGCGCGACGCTGGCCGCGCCGAGCTCGATCGAGCTGCGCTATCGCTACAACCCCGACGTGCGCAGCCTGCCGGCGATGGTGCCGGCGGTGATCCCGCTGCTGCTGCTGATGATCCCGTCGATGCTGGCGGCGCTGTCGGTGGTGCGCGAGAAGGAGCTGGGCTCGATCGTCAACCTCTACGTCACGCCGGTCACGCGCGCCGAGTTCCTGCTCGGCAAGCAACTGCCCTACGTGCTGCTGGCAATGCTGAACTTCGTGCTGATGAGCGTGCTGGCGGTCGCCGTCTTCGGCGTGCCGATCAGCGGCAGCTTCCTGTCGCTGGCACTGGCGGCGCTGATGTTCGTCGTCATCGCCACCGGCTTCGGGCTGCTGGCCTCGACCTTCACGAACACGCAGGTCGCGGCGATGTTCGTCACGATCATCGGCACCGTGCTGCCGGCGGTGCAGTTCTCCGGCCTGATCCACCCGACGAGCTCGCTCGAAGGCCTGGGCTGCGTGATCGGCAGCGTCTACCCGGCGACGCACTTCCTGACGATCAGCCGAGGCATCTTCGCCAAGGGGCTGGACGCGGCGGACCTGGCGCCGTCGTACTGGGCGCTGGCGCTCACGGTGCCGGTGGTGCTGGGGCTGGCGCTGGTGTTGCTGAAGAAGCAGGAAAGATGA
- a CDS encoding HlyD family secretion protein: MNAALRKYSTWIVLAAVVAAVAFLALRARGSGDEPGLVSGNGRLEATEIDVAAKMAGRVERISVAEGDFVRAGQPLATMQTSSLQAQHDEAKARLAQAESTVASARAQVAVREADRRAAEAQVAQRESELDAATRRRERSASLQAEGASSAQEVDDDNARVRGVQAALVAARAQVAAAEAAASAARTQVDGALATVEAARATVARIRSELDDTVLVAPRAGRVQFLVAQPGEVVGAGGKVLNLVDLADVYMTFFVPEAAAGRLALGSEVRLLLDAAPGVVIPAQVSFVASTAQFTPKTVETASERQKMMFRVKARIAPELLQRYRDQVKTGLPGVAWVRTDPAQPWPERLATKVKP, from the coding sequence ATGAACGCAGCACTCCGCAAGTACTCGACCTGGATCGTGCTGGCCGCGGTGGTGGCCGCGGTCGCCTTCCTGGCGCTGAGGGCGCGCGGCTCGGGCGACGAGCCCGGCCTCGTGTCCGGCAACGGCCGTCTCGAAGCCACCGAGATCGACGTTGCAGCCAAGATGGCCGGCCGGGTCGAGAGGATCAGCGTCGCCGAAGGCGACTTCGTGCGCGCCGGCCAGCCGCTTGCGACGATGCAGACCAGCTCGCTGCAGGCCCAGCACGACGAAGCCAAGGCCCGGCTGGCGCAGGCCGAGAGCACGGTGGCCAGCGCACGCGCCCAGGTCGCGGTGCGCGAGGCCGACCGCCGCGCCGCCGAGGCCCAGGTGGCGCAGCGCGAGAGCGAGCTCGACGCGGCGACGCGCCGGCGCGAACGTTCGGCCTCGCTGCAGGCCGAAGGCGCCTCGTCGGCGCAGGAAGTCGACGACGACAACGCCCGCGTGCGCGGCGTGCAGGCGGCGCTGGTCGCCGCGCGCGCGCAGGTCGCCGCCGCCGAGGCCGCGGCCTCGGCCGCGCGCACCCAGGTCGACGGCGCCCTGGCCACCGTCGAGGCGGCGCGTGCCACGGTGGCGCGCATCCGCTCCGAGCTCGACGACACGGTGCTCGTCGCGCCGCGCGCCGGCCGCGTGCAGTTTCTCGTCGCCCAGCCCGGCGAGGTGGTGGGCGCCGGCGGCAAGGTGCTCAACCTCGTCGACCTGGCCGACGTCTACATGACCTTCTTCGTTCCCGAGGCCGCCGCCGGCCGGCTGGCGCTGGGCTCCGAGGTGCGCCTGCTGCTCGACGCCGCGCCCGGCGTCGTGATCCCGGCGCAGGTGAGCTTCGTCGCCAGCACCGCGCAGTTCACGCCGAAGACGGTGGAAACGGCGAGCGAGCGCCAGAAGATGATGTTCCGCGTGAAGGCGCGCATCGCGCCCGAGCTGCTGCAGCGCTACCGCGACCAGGTCAAGACCGGCCTGCCCGGCGTCGCCTGGGTGCGCACCGACCCGGCCCAGCCCTGGCCGGAACGTCTGGCGACGAAGGTCAAGCCGTGA
- a CDS encoding efflux transporter outer membrane subunit, with the protein MIRTLADAVSRRVPGHRLAMLAIAALASGCAAPPDRGAAPVPPAAPPAVIRAADAGATVPGWHEYFAEPGLQALIAQALANNRDLRIAARRVDEAAAGYGLQRAEEGPTIGAQARGIRYHAPADLSLTRQAQTAGAQTAGLGFSSWELDLFGRLRALSDSARERWLASEAARRAIELQLVAQVADGYFSLCELDERLALARETVASRSESLRITSRRVEVGSSSKLTLLQVRTLLTQAQSLVATLERERAAQVEALALLAGARPLLPEPLPRLEALAALAPLAPGLPATLLERRPDLVAAEAQLRASRASVAAARAAFFPQVTLTGQWGSASAELSGLFESGSRQWLFTPSISLPLWDWGLRARNLDLAEARRDIAVAQYEKSVQAAFRDVADALSARHWVDEQVVIAGDALAAQRERARLARLRWDTGSSSFLDVLDAERDLLAAQQAEVQARRGALAARVALFAALGGGTTVSSSSEPDHVTP; encoded by the coding sequence ATGATCCGAACCCTGGCGGATGCCGTCTCCCGCCGCGTGCCTGGACATCGCCTGGCGATGCTGGCAATCGCGGCCCTGGCCTCCGGCTGCGCCGCCCCGCCCGACCGCGGCGCGGCGCCAGTCCCGCCCGCCGCCCCGCCGGCGGTCATCCGCGCCGCCGACGCCGGCGCCACCGTGCCGGGCTGGCACGAGTACTTCGCCGAACCCGGCCTGCAGGCGCTGATCGCCCAGGCCCTGGCGAACAACCGCGACCTGCGCATCGCCGCCCGGCGTGTCGACGAAGCCGCTGCCGGCTACGGCCTGCAGCGGGCGGAGGAAGGCCCGACGATCGGCGCGCAGGCGCGCGGCATCCGCTACCACGCGCCGGCCGACCTGAGCCTCACGCGCCAGGCCCAGACGGCCGGCGCGCAGACCGCGGGCCTCGGCTTCTCGAGCTGGGAGCTCGACCTCTTCGGCCGTTTGCGTGCGCTGTCGGACAGCGCGCGCGAGCGCTGGCTGGCCAGCGAGGCTGCACGCCGCGCCATCGAGCTGCAGCTCGTCGCCCAGGTCGCCGACGGCTACTTCAGCCTCTGCGAACTCGACGAACGCCTGGCGCTGGCGCGCGAGACGGTGGCCAGCCGCAGCGAGAGCCTGCGCATCACCAGCCGCCGCGTCGAGGTCGGCTCGAGCTCGAAGCTGACGCTGCTGCAGGTGCGCACGCTGCTGACGCAGGCGCAGTCGCTGGTGGCGACGCTGGAGCGCGAACGCGCCGCCCAGGTCGAGGCGCTGGCGCTGCTGGCCGGCGCGCGCCCGCTGCTGCCCGAGCCGCTGCCGCGGCTGGAGGCGCTGGCCGCGCTCGCGCCGCTGGCGCCGGGGCTGCCGGCGACGCTGCTCGAACGCCGGCCCGACCTCGTCGCCGCCGAGGCCCAGCTGCGCGCCAGCCGTGCCAGCGTCGCCGCGGCGCGGGCCGCCTTCTTCCCGCAGGTCACGCTGACCGGCCAGTGGGGCAGCGCCAGCGCCGAGCTGTCGGGGCTGTTCGAGTCGGGCAGCCGGCAGTGGCTGTTCACGCCGTCGATCTCGCTGCCGCTGTGGGACTGGGGCCTGCGGGCCCGCAACCTCGACCTCGCCGAGGCGCGGCGCGACATCGCCGTCGCCCAGTACGAGAAGAGCGTGCAGGCCGCGTTCCGCGACGTCGCCGACGCGCTGTCGGCCAGGCACTGGGTCGACGAACAGGTCGTCATCGCCGGCGATGCGCTGGCCGCGCAGCGCGAGCGCGCCCGGCTGGCGCGGCTGCGCTGGGACACCGGCTCGTCGAGCTTCCTCGACGTGCTCGACGCCGAACGCGACCTGCTGGCCGCGCAGCAGGCCGAGGTGCAGGCCCGGCGCGGCGCGCTCGCCGCCCGCGTCGCGCTCTTCGCCGCCCTGGGCGGCGGCACCACCGTCTCTTCCTCTTCCGAACCGGATCACGTCACGCCATGA
- a CDS encoding TetR/AcrR family transcriptional regulator, translating into MDSVSAPAGAPRRRLSPAVRMQQILDAALVEFCERGYVDTRMDDIARRAGLSKGGLYAHFDSKDAVFEALLRRSLAPPSLEGMPEPDPSVPPREFAAWLVDRLYAQFTNPAGLRVLWLMIAERERVGHLLELWDCQVIGPYEAVLQRALAAREAAGARPSVLSRAPWLALSPLIHATMRELVIRAPGAAEMAQWRQAHEDLLVELLDPASRLPG; encoded by the coding sequence ATGGACTCCGTTTCGGCCCCTGCCGGTGCGCCGCGCCGCCGGCTGTCGCCCGCGGTGCGCATGCAGCAGATCCTCGACGCCGCGCTCGTCGAGTTCTGCGAGCGCGGCTACGTCGACACGCGCATGGACGACATCGCGCGCCGCGCCGGCCTTTCCAAAGGCGGGCTGTACGCGCATTTCGACAGCAAGGACGCGGTGTTCGAGGCGCTGCTGCGGCGCTCGCTGGCGCCGCCCTCGCTCGAAGGCATGCCCGAACCCGACCCGAGCGTGCCGCCGCGCGAGTTCGCCGCCTGGCTGGTCGACCGTCTTTACGCGCAGTTCACCAACCCGGCGGGCCTGCGCGTGCTGTGGCTGATGATCGCCGAGCGCGAACGTGTCGGTCACCTGCTGGAGCTGTGGGACTGCCAGGTGATCGGCCCCTACGAGGCGGTGCTGCAGCGGGCGCTGGCCGCGCGCGAGGCGGCCGGCGCGCGGCCCAGCGTGCTGTCGCGTGCGCCGTGGCTGGCCTTGTCGCCGCTGATCCACGCGACGATGCGCGAGCTCGTCATCCGGGCGCCGGGCGCGGCCGAGATGGCCCAGTGGCGCCAGGCGCACGAAGACCTGCTGGTCGAACTGCTGGACCCGGCGTCGCGCCTGCCGGGCTGA
- a CDS encoding sensor histidine kinase, whose translation MLEPLPLDVATTWVLVGLVHLALGMAVWNVLTGRHDRRSTLLWCSGSAMAGVMMLVYAARSTLPHLPMIVLANVFGYAGFALRWSALRRERGVPNPWLRVLLLVVVACITVPVLDAIDERVRLLGSLTMNMIASLALCHEAHALGRDRISRSAGMVSWSYGIVALALFARLVVVFASWAALPGAITMSFDTELLLLAWMLASLWGNLGYVGFAIEMTERRARLRGAQLADATERREQAEQQAQALRALSDERHELLRVISHEVRQPLHNAQAVLQGAADALQDAAAQPGLDRARAVLREITRSLDNTLAVSTRLIEERAPPLRDTDLEMLIELVLGDLPAEGRSRVRVRRDSAVRTAAMDVGLMRLALRNLLSNALAYATPGSPVTLSVSDSEEPLALVFEVADEGPGIPPGLLPRLFERGVRGRHDVHGQGLGLFIVRRALQMQGGTAEVRSGAGGSVFTLTVPQGQETG comes from the coding sequence ATGCTCGAACCGCTGCCGCTGGACGTCGCCACGACCTGGGTGCTGGTCGGCCTGGTGCATCTGGCGCTGGGCATGGCGGTCTGGAACGTGCTGACCGGGCGCCACGACCGCCGCAGCACGCTGCTGTGGTGCTCGGGCTCGGCGATGGCCGGCGTGATGATGCTGGTCTACGCCGCGCGCTCGACGCTGCCGCATCTGCCGATGATCGTGCTGGCCAACGTCTTCGGCTACGCCGGATTCGCGTTGCGCTGGTCGGCCCTGCGCCGCGAGCGCGGCGTGCCCAACCCGTGGCTGCGCGTGCTGCTGCTGGTCGTCGTGGCCTGCATCACGGTGCCGGTGCTCGACGCGATCGACGAACGTGTGCGCCTGCTGGGCAGCCTGACGATGAACATGATCGCCTCGCTGGCGCTGTGCCACGAGGCGCATGCGCTGGGCCGCGACCGCATCAGCCGCAGCGCCGGCATGGTGAGCTGGAGCTACGGCATCGTCGCGCTGGCGCTGTTCGCGCGCCTGGTGGTCGTGTTCGCGAGCTGGGCCGCGCTCCCCGGCGCGATCACGATGTCCTTCGACACCGAACTGCTGCTGCTGGCCTGGATGCTGGCCTCGCTGTGGGGCAACCTGGGTTACGTCGGCTTCGCGATCGAGATGACCGAACGCCGCGCGCGGCTGCGTGGCGCGCAGCTCGCCGACGCCACCGAGCGCCGCGAGCAGGCCGAGCAGCAGGCGCAGGCGCTGCGGGCGCTGTCCGACGAGCGCCACGAGCTGCTGCGCGTGATCTCGCACGAGGTGCGCCAGCCGCTACACAACGCCCAGGCGGTGCTGCAGGGGGCCGCCGACGCGCTGCAGGACGCCGCCGCCCAGCCCGGCCTGGACCGCGCGCGGGCGGTCCTGCGCGAGATCACGCGCTCGCTGGACAACACGCTGGCGGTGTCGACGCGGCTGATCGAGGAGCGCGCGCCGCCGCTGCGCGACACCGACCTGGAGATGCTGATCGAGCTCGTGCTCGGCGACCTGCCGGCCGAGGGCCGCTCACGGGTGCGCGTGCGCCGCGACAGCGCCGTGCGCACCGCGGCGATGGACGTCGGCCTGATGCGCCTGGCGCTGCGCAACCTGCTGAGCAACGCGCTTGCCTACGCGACGCCGGGCAGCCCGGTGACGCTGAGCGTCAGCGACAGCGAGGAGCCGCTGGCGCTGGTCTTCGAGGTCGCCGACGAAGGGCCGGGCATCCCGCCGGGCCTGCTGCCGCGGCTGTTCGAGCGCGGCGTGCGCGGCCGCCACGACGTGCACGGCCAGGGGCTGGGGCTGTTCATCGTGCGCCGCGCGCTGCAGATGCAGGGCGGCACGGCCGAGGTGCGCAGCGGCGCCGGCGGCAGCGTCTTCACGCTGACCGTGCCGCAGGGGCAGGAGACGGGCTGA
- a CDS encoding response regulator transcription factor → MLPKTIALIDDDVDFTDSFAAFLRDQGVEVRVFGDSNDLLASESPFGWDFYVVDLMLPGVFGDELIRILRRRTDAGVLVVSGKVGASTFASVVDAGADMYLEKPVSMEQILLVIRALQRRAVMRGQRDQSWVVDLRAAQLQAPDGAKVDLSDTDIAVLRCFLEAEGGVVTRDTLIQRLGRDNTSTLDNTLHATIYRLRRRIEKASTSLVPLQSEPRVGYVFRAPLKSL, encoded by the coding sequence ATGCTTCCCAAGACGATCGCCCTGATCGACGACGACGTCGATTTCACCGACAGCTTCGCCGCGTTCCTGCGCGACCAGGGTGTCGAGGTGAGGGTCTTCGGCGACAGCAACGACCTGCTGGCCAGCGAATCACCGTTCGGCTGGGACTTCTACGTCGTCGACCTGATGCTGCCCGGGGTCTTCGGCGACGAGCTGATCCGCATCCTGCGCCGGCGCACCGACGCCGGCGTGCTGGTGGTCTCGGGCAAGGTCGGCGCCTCGACCTTCGCCTCGGTGGTCGACGCCGGCGCCGACATGTACCTCGAGAAGCCGGTCTCGATGGAGCAGATCCTGCTGGTCATCCGCGCGCTGCAGCGCCGCGCGGTGATGCGCGGCCAGCGCGATCAGAGCTGGGTCGTCGACCTGCGCGCGGCGCAACTGCAGGCGCCCGACGGCGCCAAGGTCGACTTGAGCGACACCGACATCGCCGTGCTGCGCTGCTTCCTCGAAGCCGAGGGCGGCGTCGTCACGCGCGACACGCTGATCCAGCGCCTGGGCCGCGACAACACCAGCACGCTGGACAACACGCTGCACGCGACGATCTACCGCCTGCGCCGGCGCATCGAGAAGGCCTCGACCAGCCTCGTGCCGCTGCAGTCCGAGCCGCGTGTCGGCTACGTCTTCCGCGCGCCGCTGAAGTCGCTCTGA
- a CDS encoding class 1 fructose-bisphosphatase — MRRVSLTQYLVEQQREHGMIPAQLRLLIEVVARACKRIAIAVNKGALGDVLGTAGSENVQGEVQKKLDIISNEVLIEANEWGGHLAAMASEEMDSIHVVPNRYPQGEYMLLFDPLDGSSNIDVNVSIGTIFSVLRKVGHTRGVSEDDFLQPGKHQAAAGYCIYGPQTMLVLTVGNGVVAFTLDRETGSWVLTQPEIRIPEDTKEFAINMSNMRHWAPPMRRYVDECLAGKTGPRGKDFNMRWVASMVTDVHRILMRGGIFMYPWDEREPDKPGKLRLLYEANPMAFLVEQAGGAATNGRERILDVVPAKLHERVSVMLGSRNEVERVTEYHRNVE, encoded by the coding sequence ATGAGACGCGTCAGCCTGACCCAGTATCTCGTCGAGCAGCAGCGCGAGCACGGCATGATCCCGGCGCAGCTGCGCCTGCTGATCGAGGTCGTCGCGCGCGCCTGCAAGCGCATCGCCATCGCCGTCAACAAGGGCGCGCTGGGCGACGTGCTCGGCACCGCCGGCAGCGAGAACGTGCAGGGCGAGGTGCAGAAGAAGCTGGACATCATCAGCAACGAGGTGCTGATCGAGGCCAACGAGTGGGGCGGCCACCTCGCGGCGATGGCCAGCGAGGAGATGGACTCGATCCACGTCGTGCCCAACCGCTACCCGCAGGGCGAGTACATGCTGCTGTTCGACCCGCTGGACGGCTCGAGCAACATCGACGTCAACGTCTCGATCGGCACGATCTTCAGCGTGCTGCGCAAGGTGGGCCACACGCGTGGCGTCAGCGAGGACGATTTCCTGCAGCCCGGCAAGCACCAGGCGGCGGCCGGCTACTGCATCTACGGCCCGCAGACCATGCTGGTGCTGACGGTGGGCAACGGCGTCGTCGCCTTCACGCTGGACCGCGAGACCGGCTCCTGGGTGCTGACCCAGCCGGAGATCCGCATTCCCGAGGACACGAAGGAGTTCGCGATCAACATGTCCAACATGCGCCACTGGGCGCCGCCGATGCGCCGCTACGTCGACGAATGCCTGGCCGGCAAGACCGGCCCGCGCGGCAAGGACTTCAACATGCGCTGGGTGGCGAGCATGGTCACCGACGTGCACCGCATCCTGATGCGCGGCGGCATCTTCATGTACCCCTGGGACGAGCGCGAGCCCGACAAGCCGGGCAAGCTGCGCCTGCTCTACGAGGCCAACCCGATGGCCTTCCTCGTCGAGCAGGCCGGCGGCGCGGCGACCAACGGCCGCGAACGCATCCTCGACGTCGTGCCGGCCAAGCTGCACGAGCGCGTGTCGGTGATGCTCGGCTCGCGCAACGAAGTCGAACGCGTCACGGAGTACCACCGTAACGTGGAGTGA